One genomic segment of Odocoileus virginianus isolate 20LAN1187 ecotype Illinois chromosome 17, Ovbor_1.2, whole genome shotgun sequence includes these proteins:
- the ARHGAP27 gene encoding rho GTPase-activating protein 27 isoform X2, whose amino-acid sequence MVDIIAKLTKRKSRELWGQVAEPPEPVYANVERQPPATSPRAAAAPRSVGDSVWETHTDAGTGRPYYYNPETGVTTWESPFEAAEGAASPATSPASVGSHESLETEWGQYWDEESRRVFFYNPLTGETAWEDELEDQPEDEQEMQPGLSPSSPRDQRPPTPETDYPDLLTGYPEEDYSPVGSLSEPGPASPFVTPPGWSRHVSPDGQTVYTNNITEEQWVRLENQHGKPYFYNPDDASVQWALPQVPVPVPAPRNIHKSNQDSETPAQATPPEEKIKTLDKAGVLHRTKIVDKGKRLRKKHWSASWTVLEGGVLTFFKDSKNSAAGGLRQPSKFSTPEFTVDLKGASLAWAPKDKSSKKNVLELQTRDGSEYLIQHDSEAIISTWHSAIIQGIQEMSADLPPEEESESSGVDFGSSERLGSWREDEPRPGAAPPTPGPGGLESDISKVRQKLRKFLLRRPTLQSLREKGYIKDQVFGCPLAELCEREKSLVPRFVQQSIRAVEARGLDIDGLYRISGNLATIQKLRYKVDHDERLDLEDGRWEDVHVITGALKLFFRELPEPLFPFSHFRQFLAAIKLQDPAKRFRCVRDLVRSLPAPNHDTLRALFQHLCRVIEHGERNRMSVQNVAIVFGPTLLRPETEEASMPMTMVFQNQVVELILQKCSDIFPPP is encoded by the exons ATGGTGGACATCATCGCCAAACTGACCAAGAGGAAGAGTCGGGAGCTGTGGGGACAG GTGGCCGAGCCTCCGGAGCCCGTCTACGCGAACGTAGAGAGGCAGCCTCCGGCCACATCGCCCCGCGCTGCCGCCGCCCCTcgcagtgtgggagactcggTGTGGGAGACACACACGGACGCGGGCACCGGGCGCCCCTACTACTACAACCCGGAGACGGGCGTGACCACCTGGGAGTCGCCCTTCGAGGCTGCCGAGGGCGCCGCCAGCCCGGCCACGTCCCCGGCCTCGGTGGGCAGCCACGAGAGCCTCGAGACCGAGTGGGGCCAGTACTGGGATGAGGAGAGCCGCAGGGTGTTCTTCTACAACCCGCTGACGGGCGAGACGGCTTGGGAGGACGAGCTCGAGGACCAGCCGGAGGACGAGCAGGAGATGCAGCCGGGCCTGAGCCCTAGCAGCCCCAGGGACCAGAGG ccccccacccccgagacGGACTACCCCGATTTGCTGACCGGTTACCCAGAGGAAGACTATTCCCCCGTGGGCTCCCTCAGTGAGCCCGGCCCCGCCTCTCCCTTTGTCACACCCCCAGGCTGGTCTCGCCATGTGAGCCCAGATGGGCAGACGGTGTACACCAACAACATCACCGAAGAACAG TGGGTGAGGCTGGAGAACCAACATGGGAAGCCTTACTTCTACAACCCAGATGATGCCTCCGTTCAGTGGGCTCTGCCCCAG GTCCCAGTCCCCGTCCCTGCCCCTCGAAACATCCACAAATCCAACCAGGACAGTGAGACCCCAGCCCAGGCCACCCCCCCAGAAGAGAAG ATCAAGACCCTGGACAAGGCAGGCGTGCTCCATCGCACCAAGATAGTGGACAAAGGAAAGCGGCTCCG GAAGAAGCACTGGAGCGCCTCCTGGACAGTGCTGGAGGGCGGAGTCCTGACTTTCTTCAAAGACTCGAAAAACTCAGCTGCCGGTGGCCTG aGGCAGCCTTCCAAGTTCTCCACCCCTGAGTTCACGGTGGACCTGAAGGGGGCCTCTCTCGCCTGGGCCCCCAAAGACAAATCCAGCAAGAAGAATGTGCTGGAG CTTCAGACCCGAGATGGCTCAGAATACCTGATCCAGCATGACTCGGAGGCCATCAtcagcacctggcacagtgccATCATCCAGGGCATCCAGGAGATG TCCGCAGACCTGCCTCCCGAGGAGGAAAGTGAGAGCAGCGGCGTGGACTTTGGGTCCAGTGAGCGCCTAGGAAGCTGGCGGGAGGATGAGCCACGGCCTGGTGCAG CGCCGCCCACCCCGGGGCCCGGAGGCCTGGAGAGTGACATCAGCAAGGTCCGGCAGAAGCTCCGCAAGTTCCTGCTGAGGCGGCCCACGCTGCAGTCGCTGCGGGAAAAGGGCTACATCAAAG ACCAGGTGTTCGGCTGTCCGCTGGCCGAGCTGTGTGAGCGCGAGAAGAGCCTAGTGCCGCGCTTCGTGCAACAGAGCATCCGCGCCGTCGAGGCCCGGG GGCTGGACATCGACGGTCTGTACCGCATCAGTGGAAATCTGGCCACCATCCAGAAGCTGCGCTATAAGGTGGACCACG ATGAACGTCTGGACCTGGAAGACGGGCGCTGGGAGGACGTTCATGTTATCACCGGCGCCCTGAAGCTTTTCTTTCGAGAGCTGCCCGAGCCCCTCTTCCCCTTCTCACACTTCCGCCAGTTCCTCGCGGCCATCA AGCTGCAGGATCCAGCCAAGCGTTTCCGCTGTGTGCGGGACCTGGTGCGTTCGCTGCCCGCCCCCAATCACGACACGCTGCGGGCGCTCTTTCAGCATCTGTGCCG GGTGATCGAGCACGGAGAACGGAACCGCATGTCCGTGCAGAACGTGGCCATAGTCTTCGGGCCCACGCTGCTGCGGCCCGAGACGGAGGAAGCCAGCATGCCCATGACCATGGTGTTCCAGAACCAGGTGGTAGAGCTCATCCTACAGAAGTGCTCGGACATCTTCCCGCCGCCCTGA